A genomic segment from Pleurodeles waltl isolate 20211129_DDA chromosome 9, aPleWal1.hap1.20221129, whole genome shotgun sequence encodes:
- the LOC138260402 gene encoding mucosal pentraxin-like, translating to MELSFPLMIGILGAATHAVDLGGSLFLFPSESAYVTLEPEMTAPLKSFTVCLRAFTEHTRHHGLFSVNNSTHGVYIQLSVNQGEFPFSVFVGGKGLQFKDLGYGSVRRQHICVTWDSDTGVTQVFLNAEKLARKVVNQGYTIEGPLQITLGQKKHLFGAYFYSNPSFVGEIGDVHMWNSVQHPQVIYLSYDNSPGVTGNVLNWRNLRYETKGGVLVLPVQ from the coding sequence ACTTAGGCGGCTCGTTATTCCTCTTCCCAAGTGAATCGGCCTACGTGACTCTGGAGCCAGAAATGACCGCTCCCTTGAAAAGCTTCACCGTCTGCCTCCGCGCATTCACGGAGCACACGCGCCACCATGGACTCTTTTCTGTGAACAACTCAACTCACGGCGTCTATATCCAGCTCTCCGTGAATCAGGGCGAATTTCCATTCTCTGTCTTTGTGGGGGGCAAAGGACTGCAGTTCAAGGACTTAGGGTATGGATCAGTGAGGAGGCAGCACATATGTGTCACCTGGGACTCTGACACAGGGGTGACGCAAGTATTTCTCAATGCAGAAAAATTAGCTAGGAAAGTTGTGAACCAGGGCTACACCATTGAAGGTCCTCTCCAAATTACACTTGGGCAGAAAAAGCACCTTTTCGGGGCTTATTTTTACAGTAATCCGTCTTTTGTGGGGGAAATAGGTGATGTGCACATGTGGAATTCTGTCCAGCATCCTCAAGTTATATATCTGTCCTACGATAATAGCCCTGGTGTGACAGGCAATGTCCTCAACTGGCGGAACCTGCGTTATGAAACGAAGGGAGGTGTCCTAGTGTTACCGGTACAGTAG